The following coding sequences lie in one Flavobacterium sediminis genomic window:
- a CDS encoding MFS transporter, with translation MRTLEKGSPKLLNAWAFYDWANSVYALVISSSIFPLYYGALFRIKGIEEITVFNQSVRSESLISYTTAIGFIIIAIISPLLSGIADYLGNKKFFLKFFCYMGSISCMLLYFFSLDTIVLGLFIYMLALIGFWGSLVFYNSYLPDIAYVEQQDRISAKGFGMGYIGSVVLLILNLIMVMSVPDEEKTQMMRYSFVLVGLWWIGFSQYTYYYLPNGKNSNKLHRNTFFNGFRELLKVWQQLKEIRPLKRYLGAFFVYSMAVQTVMIIAAYFGEKEVEWGGDGERTQGLIVSILLIQLIAVLGAWLTSKASKTFGNIITLIGINFLWILICAYAYFVVTPSDFYIAAASVGLVMGGIQSLSRSTYSKLIPEDTADTTSFFSFYDVAEKIGIVIGMFIYGYVTDITGKAQNAILFLILFFIVGLILLTRIPKK, from the coding sequence ATGAGAACACTAGAAAAAGGAAGTCCGAAGTTATTGAATGCTTGGGCATTTTATGATTGGGCTAATTCAGTTTATGCCTTAGTAATTTCATCCTCAATTTTTCCTTTATATTACGGAGCCTTGTTCCGTATAAAAGGTATTGAAGAAATTACGGTTTTTAATCAATCTGTACGAAGTGAATCTTTGATCAGTTATACCACAGCTATCGGATTCATTATTATTGCAATTATTTCACCGTTACTTTCAGGTATAGCCGATTATTTGGGGAATAAAAAATTCTTTTTAAAATTTTTCTGTTATATGGGATCAATTTCCTGTATGTTGCTTTATTTCTTTTCGTTAGATACTATTGTATTGGGACTCTTCATTTATATGTTAGCACTAATAGGTTTTTGGGGAAGTCTGGTTTTCTACAATTCGTATTTGCCTGATATTGCTTATGTAGAACAACAAGATAGAATCAGCGCAAAAGGTTTTGGGATGGGCTATATAGGAAGTGTGGTTTTATTGATTCTTAATTTAATCATGGTGATGAGTGTTCCTGATGAAGAAAAAACGCAAATGATGCGCTATTCTTTTGTTTTAGTAGGGCTTTGGTGGATAGGATTCAGTCAGTATACCTATTATTATTTACCTAATGGAAAAAATAGTAATAAACTTCATCGAAATACATTCTTTAACGGATTCAGGGAATTGTTAAAAGTTTGGCAACAATTAAAAGAGATCAGACCGTTAAAACGATATTTAGGAGCATTTTTTGTATACAGTATGGCTGTTCAGACCGTTATGATCATAGCGGCTTATTTTGGTGAAAAAGAAGTTGAATGGGGAGGTGATGGTGAAAGAACTCAGGGATTAATTGTAAGTATATTACTGATTCAGCTTATAGCTGTTCTCGGTGCCTGGCTTACGTCAAAAGCTTCTAAAACATTCGGTAATATTATTACTCTGATCGGAATTAATTTTTTATGGATTTTGATCTGTGCGTATGCTTATTTTGTGGTTACACCTAGTGATTTTTATATTGCAGCCGCTTCTGTTGGTTTGGTTATGGGCGGAATACAGTCTCTTTCACGTTCCACCTATTCAAAATTAATTCCTGAAGATACAGCAGATACTACTTCCTTTTTTAGCTTTTATGATGTGGCTGAAAAAATAGGGATCGTGATCGGAATGTTTATTTATGGTTATGTTACAGATATTACTGGTAAAGCCCAAAATGCCATATTATTTTTGATCTTGTTTTTTATAGTTGGGCTAATTTTATTGACAAGAATACCCAAAAAGTAG
- a CDS encoding M48 family metallopeptidase: MNLKVKLVLMALLGLVMACSKNPFTGKNSLALVPNSQILPMAFQQYDQFLSENKVITGTTEAKRVENVGRKIKTAAERWLNAHGYTGYLDGYEWDYKLVDSKEVNAWCMPGGKIVVYSGILPVCKDDAGLATVLGHEVAHALANHGQQRMSAGVLQQAGAAGVAIATGNKSVEEQQLWMTAYGAGSQYGAMLPFSRAHESEADMIGLTLMAIAGYNPDTAVTFWERMAAESGGSAPPEFMSTHPSNQTRIDNIKSLIPEAKKEAAAFGVTFK; encoded by the coding sequence ATGAATCTAAAAGTAAAATTAGTTTTAATGGCTTTACTGGGTTTAGTAATGGCCTGTTCTAAAAACCCCTTTACCGGTAAAAACTCATTAGCATTAGTGCCTAATAGTCAGATACTTCCGATGGCATTTCAGCAATACGATCAATTTTTATCTGAAAACAAAGTAATTACCGGAACAACAGAAGCAAAACGTGTTGAGAATGTTGGTCGTAAAATTAAAACGGCAGCAGAAAGATGGTTAAATGCACATGGCTATACGGGGTATCTGGATGGTTATGAGTGGGATTATAAATTAGTAGATAGCAAAGAGGTTAATGCCTGGTGTATGCCCGGAGGTAAAATTGTAGTGTATTCAGGGATTTTACCGGTTTGCAAGGATGATGCCGGTTTAGCAACTGTTTTAGGACACGAAGTAGCACATGCGTTAGCCAATCACGGGCAACAACGAATGAGTGCAGGTGTATTGCAACAAGCCGGAGCAGCCGGAGTAGCTATAGCTACCGGAAATAAAAGTGTCGAAGAGCAACAGTTGTGGATGACAGCTTACGGAGCAGGAAGCCAATACGGAGCAATGTTACCTTTTAGTCGTGCACATGAAAGTGAAGCAGATATGATCGGTTTAACATTGATGGCAATTGCAGGATACAATCCGGATACAGCTGTAACTTTCTGGGAAAGAATGGCTGCTGAGTCAGGAGGATCAGCACCACCGGAATTTATGAGTACGCACCCTAGCAATCAAACGCGTATTGATAACATTAAAAGTTTGATACCGGAAGCTAAGAAAGAAGCCGCAGCTTTTGGCGTTACATTCAAATAA
- a CDS encoding alpha/beta fold hydrolase — translation MKHNKKSANANIPKGILLTAKVLQKLSSDLTVKFAQKLFATPLKHKIPKREFEMEENTIQKLLKIPEIGKEVMVYEYGKSDKKVLLVHGWSGRGTQLVKIADALIDLGYQTISFDAPAHGKSSGNTTLMTDFIASVMEIEKHYGPFEFAIGHSLGGMTVLNSIKQGLQVKKAVIIGSGDSVTDILKDFIGKLKLKAIYVQKMKEAFENELNGDMESYSGYVAAEAVSVPFLVIHDKDDEDVPYRASENIVKHLKQGSLYLTEGLGHRKILGDKKVIETLLQFLAN, via the coding sequence ATGAAACATAACAAAAAAAGTGCCAATGCTAATATTCCAAAAGGTATTTTATTAACCGCTAAAGTTCTTCAGAAACTTTCTTCTGACCTAACCGTAAAGTTTGCCCAAAAATTATTTGCTACTCCTTTAAAACATAAAATACCGAAAAGAGAATTTGAAATGGAAGAAAACACCATTCAAAAACTGTTGAAAATTCCTGAAATAGGTAAAGAAGTGATGGTGTATGAATATGGCAAAAGTGATAAAAAAGTTTTATTAGTTCATGGTTGGTCCGGCAGAGGAACTCAATTGGTTAAAATTGCAGATGCTTTGATTGATTTGGGTTACCAAACGATTAGTTTTGACGCACCGGCGCACGGAAAATCAAGTGGTAATACAACTTTAATGACTGATTTTATTGCCTCTGTCATGGAAATTGAAAAACACTACGGTCCGTTTGAATTTGCTATCGGGCATTCCTTAGGAGGCATGACTGTTCTTAATTCTATTAAACAGGGATTACAGGTTAAGAAAGCAGTTATTATAGGCAGCGGCGATAGTGTGACAGATATTTTAAAAGATTTTATCGGGAAATTAAAACTGAAAGCTATTTATGTTCAAAAAATGAAAGAGGCCTTTGAAAACGAACTAAACGGCGATATGGAATCCTATTCAGGATATGTAGCTGCCGAAGCTGTTTCCGTTCCGTTTTTAGTCATTCACGACAAAGATGATGAAGATGTTCCTTATCGTGCCTCTGAAAATATCGTAAAACATCTGAAACAAGGAAGCCTGTACCTAACCGAAGGCTTAGGACATCGAAAAATATTAGGTGATAAAAAAGTTATTGAAACCTTACTTCAATTTCTGGCTAAC